One segment of Aquimarina sp. BL5 DNA contains the following:
- the pfkA gene encoding 6-phosphofructokinase → MTKKVKNIAVLTSGGDAPGMNAAIRAVVRACSYYEIDCFGVYKGYEGLIHNEMEKLNARSVRNIINKGGTFLKSARSKDFRTEEGRKKAYDNLVKNNIDALIVIGGDGSFTGALKLSEEFNFLVVGVPGTIDNDINGTDYTIGYDTALNTVVEAIDKIRDTASSHNRLFLIEVMGRDAGDIALNAGIGAGAEEILIPEEDMGVDRLIESLKKSKKTGKTSSIIVVAEGDKSGKNIFELGEYVEENLEDYEVRVSVLGHIQRGGAPSCYDRVLASKLGVGAVETLLEGKSEVMIGIVHKTVTIVPLTTALEKRTHKHDRLIKVADITSV, encoded by the coding sequence ATGACAAAAAAAGTTAAAAATATCGCTGTGCTTACCTCCGGAGGAGATGCTCCTGGAATGAATGCCGCTATAAGAGCAGTAGTTCGTGCGTGTAGCTATTATGAAATAGATTGTTTTGGTGTATATAAAGGTTATGAAGGCCTTATTCATAATGAAATGGAAAAGTTAAATGCGCGTTCGGTAAGAAATATTATAAATAAAGGAGGAACTTTTCTTAAATCTGCTCGTTCTAAAGATTTTCGTACGGAAGAAGGAAGAAAGAAAGCTTATGATAATTTAGTAAAGAATAATATCGATGCTCTTATTGTAATTGGAGGAGATGGTAGTTTTACTGGAGCATTAAAACTTTCTGAAGAGTTTAACTTTCTAGTAGTTGGAGTACCGGGTACAATTGATAATGATATTAATGGTACTGATTATACAATAGGCTATGATACTGCATTGAATACAGTAGTAGAAGCTATAGATAAGATTAGAGATACAGCAAGTTCTCATAACCGTTTATTTCTTATAGAAGTGATGGGCCGTGATGCTGGAGATATTGCTTTAAATGCAGGAATTGGAGCAGGAGCAGAAGAGATTTTAATTCCTGAAGAAGATATGGGAGTTGATAGACTCATAGAATCTCTTAAAAAAAGTAAGAAGACAGGGAAAACCTCAAGTATTATTGTTGTTGCCGAAGGAGATAAATCTGGAAAGAATATTTTCGAATTAGGAGAGTATGTAGAAGAGAACTTAGAGGATTATGAAGTTAGAGTGTCCGTATTAGGACATATACAAAGAGGAGGAGCTCCAAGCTGTTATGATAGAGTATTGGCTAGTAAATTAGGCGTGGGTGCTGTAGAAACCTTACTAGAAGGAAAAAGTGAAGTAATGATCGGAATTGTTCATAAAACAGTGACTATTGTGCCTCTTACTACTGCTTTAGAGAAAAGAACCCACAAACACGATCGATTAATTAAAGTTGCTGATATTACTTCAGTATAA
- the gap gene encoding type I glyceraldehyde-3-phosphate dehydrogenase, whose amino-acid sequence MSTLKIGINGFGRIGRIAFRIASKRENVEIVAINDLLDVNHLAYLLEYDSVHGKYDGTIAVENGSLVVDGKAIRITAERNPEELKWDAVGVDVVMDCTGIFTTLDKAGAHLKAGAKKVVISAPSADAPMFVMGVNHTDAKATDTVVSNASCTTNCLAPLAKVINDNFGIEEGLMTTVHAATATQAVVDAPSKKDFRGGRSALNNIIPSSTGAAKAVGKVIPELNGKLTGMAFRVPTADVSVVDLTVKTKKSVSYDELKAVVKKASENELKGVLAYTEEPVVSQDFVGEDHTSTFDAGAGIALNDNFFKLVSWYDNEYGYSSKLVDLSSYVGNL is encoded by the coding sequence ATGAGTACGTTAAAAATTGGAATTAACGGTTTCGGTAGAATTGGAAGAATCGCTTTTAGAATTGCTTCTAAACGCGAGAATGTAGAGATAGTAGCTATTAACGATTTGTTAGATGTAAATCATTTAGCTTATTTATTAGAGTATGATTCCGTACACGGAAAATATGACGGTACAATAGCTGTAGAAAACGGAAGTCTTGTTGTAGATGGCAAAGCAATCCGTATTACTGCAGAAAGAAACCCTGAAGAATTAAAATGGGATGCAGTTGGAGTTGATGTAGTAATGGATTGTACAGGTATTTTTACAACATTAGACAAAGCAGGTGCTCATCTTAAAGCAGGTGCTAAAAAAGTTGTTATCTCTGCACCATCAGCAGATGCACCTATGTTTGTTATGGGAGTAAATCATACGGATGCTAAAGCTACGGATACTGTTGTTTCTAATGCGTCTTGTACAACAAACTGTTTAGCTCCTTTGGCTAAAGTGATTAATGATAACTTCGGAATCGAAGAAGGATTAATGACTACAGTTCATGCAGCTACAGCTACACAAGCAGTAGTAGATGCACCATCAAAAAAGGATTTTAGAGGTGGACGTTCTGCTCTAAATAATATTATACCTTCATCTACTGGTGCTGCTAAGGCTGTAGGTAAAGTGATACCAGAATTGAATGGTAAGCTTACAGGTATGGCATTTAGAGTTCCTACCGCAGATGTTTCTGTAGTAGATCTTACTGTAAAAACTAAGAAATCCGTATCTTATGATGAGCTTAAGGCTGTAGTTAAAAAAGCCTCAGAAAATGAATTAAAAGGAGTTTTAGCATATACAGAAGAACCTGTAGTATCTCAGGATTTTGTAGGAGAAGATCATACTTCTACTTTTGATGCAGGTGCAGGAATTGCATTAAATGATAACTTCTTTAAGTTAGTATCTTGGTATGATAATGAATATGGATATTCTTCTAAGTTGGTAGACCTATCATCTTATGTAGGTAATCTATAA
- a CDS encoding BadF/BadG/BcrA/BcrD ATPase family protein — protein sequence MILIADGGSTKCDWILLNESGEIVFKTRTEGLNPAVFEKSLLEKRVRANAELTAHSTTIDAVHFYGAGCGTEKPAAMLKKVFEDFFVNADVLVREDMVAAVYAATTEPGIVCILGTGSNSCYYDGDDIHMAVDSLGYILMDEASGNYFGKRLIRDYYYKRMPPEVAGEFEKRFDLSSDSIKENLYKKENPNTYLASFAEFIFTSERNGYFYKIITEGIQEFVETRVLCFPEAQNVPVHFIGSIAHFSEDIIRAAVWPYHLTVGNIVRRPIDGIIDYYRNDVLKKKPNNV from the coding sequence ATGATTTTAATAGCTGACGGTGGTTCCACTAAATGCGATTGGATTCTTCTAAATGAATCTGGCGAGATTGTGTTTAAAACCCGTACAGAAGGATTAAACCCTGCTGTATTTGAGAAGTCTTTACTAGAAAAAAGAGTTCGTGCTAATGCAGAGTTAACGGCACATAGCACAACAATTGATGCAGTTCACTTTTATGGAGCCGGATGTGGCACCGAAAAGCCAGCGGCTATGTTAAAGAAAGTATTTGAAGACTTTTTTGTCAATGCAGATGTGCTTGTTAGAGAAGACATGGTAGCAGCAGTATATGCAGCTACAACAGAGCCTGGAATTGTTTGTATTTTGGGTACCGGATCCAATAGTTGTTATTATGACGGAGATGATATTCATATGGCAGTAGACTCTTTAGGGTATATCCTTATGGACGAAGCAAGTGGTAATTATTTTGGAAAACGGTTAATAAGAGATTACTACTATAAAAGAATGCCTCCAGAAGTTGCTGGAGAATTCGAGAAGCGTTTTGATCTATCTTCTGATTCTATAAAAGAGAATTTGTATAAAAAAGAAAATCCAAATACGTATCTAGCATCTTTTGCAGAGTTTATTTTCACCAGTGAGCGTAATGGATATTTTTATAAAATTATTACAGAAGGTATTCAAGAATTTGTAGAAACAAGAGTATTGTGTTTTCCTGAAGCTCAAAATGTTCCGGTTCACTTCATTGGGTCTATAGCACATTTTAGTGAGGATATTATTAGAGCAGCAGTATGGCCATACCATTTAACAGTAGGAAATATTGTAAGAAGACCAATTGATGGTATTATAGATTACTACAGAAATGATGTGCTGAAAAAGAAACCAAATAACGTATAG
- a CDS encoding ATP-binding protein produces the protein MNKLTSLDHQTFNRLSKIYIIALGAIAVFTIGAQFFIQQYLSSQIDDSKIINISGRQRMLSQKLSKEILLLSYIKNDKSKKRYLSELETTIDLWKTSHERLKRYNDSIPKGKNDSTEIKRMFLVLQPYFETIYENSLQILSIAKKDSINPEVLQPHLESVIFNEPFFLKQMDAIVFRYEKDAQEKISRLKKIEYILFCLIILILIFEFVLLFRPVALSIKKNISDLLSSQKEATDMASNAEKLRKIQNKNVQELLSLTKALDQTLLYARVNELGMVKSLGERFGKVLDMNQGYDSKNLAELMNLSELQTNRLLRLISQNKGGVFNEEFEFTSNDGKKMWLDISILNVFKESGNSERLVLCSDISKRKEAQQEIERLNDLEYQQKEEIQKSNASMIVEAQEEERKRIAKEIHDSIGQMLTALKFNIESINTDNIEKTNQKIEGLKKLSKDLILGIRTATFNLTPPELKDYGISIALQKMAKELSKLTGKNIVFENKSDTEPRFDSLVETNLYRVTQEAVNNAIKYATSDYILISINSSESILSITIDDNGQGFDLDNIPTKPKNNAEGGMGLFFMKERMNYINGRIFISSTPGKGTRITLNYTI, from the coding sequence TTGAACAAGTTAACGTCATTAGATCATCAAACTTTTAATCGCCTAAGTAAGATTTATATTATTGCTTTAGGAGCTATTGCTGTATTTACCATTGGGGCACAATTTTTTATTCAACAATATCTCAGTTCCCAAATTGATGATTCTAAGATTATCAATATTTCTGGTAGACAACGAATGCTTAGTCAAAAATTATCTAAAGAAATTTTACTACTGTCATATATTAAAAACGACAAATCAAAAAAACGATATCTATCAGAATTAGAAACAACAATAGATCTTTGGAAAACATCCCACGAAAGACTTAAAAGATACAATGACTCTATACCTAAAGGAAAAAATGATAGCACAGAAATAAAACGAATGTTTTTGGTTCTACAACCTTATTTCGAAACCATATATGAAAATAGCCTGCAAATACTGTCAATAGCAAAAAAAGATTCCATTAATCCTGAAGTTCTACAACCTCATCTCGAGAGTGTGATTTTTAATGAACCCTTTTTTCTTAAACAAATGGATGCCATTGTGTTTAGATATGAAAAAGATGCTCAAGAAAAAATATCTAGGCTTAAAAAGATAGAATACATACTGTTTTGCTTAATTATTTTAATTCTGATTTTTGAATTTGTCCTTTTATTCAGGCCTGTGGCATTGAGTATCAAAAAAAACATATCTGATCTTCTTTCTTCGCAAAAAGAAGCTACGGATATGGCTTCTAATGCCGAAAAACTAAGAAAAATTCAAAATAAAAATGTACAAGAGTTATTATCACTCACCAAAGCTTTAGATCAGACTTTATTATATGCTCGAGTTAATGAACTAGGTATGGTAAAAAGTCTGGGAGAACGTTTCGGTAAAGTACTAGATATGAATCAAGGATACGATTCAAAAAACCTAGCTGAGCTTATGAATTTAAGTGAGCTGCAAACAAACAGGCTACTTCGACTTATTTCTCAAAATAAAGGAGGTGTTTTTAATGAAGAATTTGAATTTACCTCTAACGATGGCAAAAAGATGTGGTTAGACATTTCCATCCTTAATGTATTTAAAGAATCTGGTAATTCGGAAAGATTGGTGCTTTGCTCTGATATCTCCAAAAGAAAAGAGGCACAGCAAGAAATTGAACGATTAAATGATTTAGAATATCAACAAAAAGAGGAAATACAAAAGTCTAACGCAAGTATGATCGTTGAAGCTCAGGAAGAGGAAAGAAAACGAATTGCGAAAGAGATCCACGATAGCATCGGACAAATGCTCACTGCCTTAAAGTTTAATATTGAGTCGATTAATACTGACAACATTGAAAAGACAAATCAAAAAATTGAAGGGCTCAAAAAACTATCCAAAGATCTGATATTAGGTATCAGAACGGCCACATTTAATCTCACTCCTCCAGAATTAAAAGATTATGGAATTAGTATTGCCCTTCAGAAAATGGCAAAGGAGCTCTCTAAACTGACAGGTAAGAATATTGTTTTTGAAAACAAATCCGATACTGAACCTCGTTTTGATTCTTTAGTAGAAACAAACTTGTATCGAGTAACTCAAGAAGCAGTGAATAATGCCATTAAATATGCAACATCAGATTATATTCTAATTTCCATAAACAGCTCAGAATCAATTTTAAGCATTACCATAGATGATAATGGTCAAGGATTCGATCTTGACAATATTCCAACTAAGCCGAAAAATAATGCAGAAGGTGGAATGGGGCTGTTCTTTATGAAAGAACGTATGAATTATATAAATGGTAGAATCTTTATAAGCTCTACACCTGGAAAAGGCACAAGAATTACCTTAAATTACACCATATAA
- a CDS encoding DUF4202 domain-containing protein produces the protein MLTTKLTEAFSLFDNENAKDPNKEIVNGESISKELIYGQRMSQILNTYTSEAPEVLQLAARAQHLCRWEIPRNNYPMDRVGYLKWREELKKFHAEKASEILQEVGYEKEIIDRVSFLIQKKKLKKDEDTQILEDVICLVFLEFYYSEFYEKHTDEKVIDILQKTWKKMSEKGHQAALNLSYTEKGLDLIKQAIA, from the coding sequence ATGCTAACCACAAAATTAACCGAAGCATTTTCTCTTTTTGACAATGAAAATGCAAAGGATCCTAATAAAGAAATCGTTAACGGAGAATCTATTTCGAAAGAATTGATCTATGGTCAACGAATGAGCCAAATTCTTAATACTTATACTTCTGAAGCGCCAGAAGTATTACAGTTAGCTGCTAGAGCTCAGCATTTATGCAGATGGGAAATTCCTCGTAACAACTATCCAATGGATCGAGTGGGTTACTTAAAATGGAGGGAAGAGTTAAAAAAGTTTCATGCAGAAAAAGCTTCAGAGATACTTCAAGAAGTAGGATATGAGAAAGAAATCATAGATAGAGTCTCTTTTCTTATACAAAAGAAAAAATTAAAAAAAGATGAGGATACTCAAATATTAGAGGATGTCATCTGCTTAGTATTTCTGGAATTTTATTACTCGGAATTCTACGAAAAACATACCGATGAAAAGGTGATTGATATTTTACAAAAAACCTGGAAAAAAATGTCGGAAAAAGGTCACCAAGCAGCACTAAATTTATCATATACAGAAAAAGGGTTAGATTTGATTAAGCAAGCTATTGCATAA
- the nirD gene encoding nitrite reductase small subunit NirD, translated as MEEILTKYKTTRLEDVKVWFKAASVNAFPKDGGACVKYKDLQIAVFNFIRLNKWYATQNLSPEKNEMVLSRGMIGDHNGVPKVACPLHKKTFSLETGENLNGNLTAIATYPVKIEDDTVFIGFEE; from the coding sequence ATGGAAGAAATTCTAACAAAATATAAAACCACTAGATTGGAAGATGTAAAAGTTTGGTTTAAAGCTGCCTCAGTTAATGCTTTCCCAAAAGATGGAGGAGCATGCGTTAAATATAAAGACCTACAAATTGCTGTATTTAACTTTATCAGACTAAACAAATGGTATGCAACCCAAAACTTATCGCCTGAAAAAAATGAAATGGTACTTAGTAGAGGGATGATTGGAGACCATAATGGAGTACCTAAGGTTGCGTGTCCTCTTCATAAAAAAACATTTTCACTAGAAACTGGTGAAAATCTGAATGGAAATCTAACAGCTATTGCAACATATCCAGTAAAAATAGAAGATGATACCGTATTTATTGGTTTCGAAGAATAA
- the nirB gene encoding nitrite reductase large subunit NirB produces MKKVVIIGNGMVGYKFCEKFVVSEKFTDYKLIVFGEEPRRAYDRVHLSEFYDGKTAEDLSMSSANWYKDNNIDLHTSEMITEINRENKTVANHRGDTYTYDYLVLATGSSAFVPPIQGVDKEGVFVYRTIEDLEATEAYAKKLKAQGKTEAAVLGGGLLGLEAANAVKNLGLNAHVVEFAPRLMPRQLDKGASDMLQAKIEDLGLKVHLSKQTQFLQGEKSIEGLQYVDDTELKVDMLVVSAGIRPRDEVAKECGLEVGTRGGIIVNQKMQTSDENIYAIGECALLNKMIYGLVAPGYDMAEVAVQQITGGNAEMPESIDMSTQLKLIGTEVASFGDALNEAKEVIDEITYENKRKGIYKKINVSKDGKKLLGGILIGDSSDYNSLFQIYINGIKLPEEPEDLILGSRGGDGGGLLGNVMDLPDDAQICSCESVTKGQICGAIENGEATDVAGVIGCTKAGTGCGGCKPMVTDLTNATLKSLGIEIKDGVCEHFELSRQDLYKIIQVKGYTKFDEVLDNHGNGGHGCELCKPLIASLMATINADTANKEYAIQDSNDRFLANIQRNGTYSVVPRVPGGEITPDKLIALGEIAKKYDLYTKVTGGVRIDLFGATLNQLPLIWKDLINNGFESGHAYGKSLRTVKTCVGSTWCRYGMDESVSFGIELENRYRGIRAPHKIKGGVSGCIRECAEARGKDFGLIAVEGGWNLYVGGNGGATPRHAELFAEQIDNETVIKYLDRYLMFYMRTAKPLQRTAAWQERLEGGLDYLKEVIIDDKLGIAMDLENEMKTLVNKFECEWTQAINDPEIMKRFNHFVNSDEEDDNIVFVPMREQKMPEPWK; encoded by the coding sequence ATGAAGAAGGTAGTAATAATAGGCAATGGAATGGTAGGTTATAAGTTTTGTGAGAAGTTTGTGGTCTCAGAAAAATTTACCGATTATAAACTTATAGTTTTTGGTGAAGAACCAAGACGTGCATATGACAGAGTACATCTAAGTGAATTTTATGATGGTAAAACTGCAGAAGATTTGAGCATGTCATCGGCTAACTGGTATAAAGACAATAACATTGACCTTCATACATCAGAAATGATTACGGAGATCAATAGAGAAAACAAAACTGTAGCTAATCATCGTGGAGACACATACACTTATGATTACTTAGTATTAGCTACAGGATCTTCTGCATTCGTACCTCCTATTCAGGGTGTTGACAAAGAGGGAGTTTTCGTTTATAGAACTATTGAAGATCTTGAAGCGACAGAAGCTTACGCTAAAAAACTAAAAGCACAAGGAAAAACTGAAGCAGCAGTTCTTGGAGGAGGATTATTAGGGTTAGAAGCTGCAAATGCAGTTAAAAATTTAGGATTAAACGCTCATGTTGTCGAATTCGCTCCAAGGCTTATGCCCAGACAACTGGATAAGGGTGCGAGTGATATGTTACAAGCCAAAATAGAGGACTTAGGTTTAAAAGTTCATCTTTCGAAACAAACACAATTTCTTCAAGGAGAAAAATCCATAGAAGGTTTACAATATGTTGACGATACAGAATTAAAAGTAGATATGCTCGTAGTATCTGCGGGTATTCGTCCTCGCGATGAAGTAGCAAAAGAATGTGGGTTAGAAGTTGGAACTCGCGGTGGTATTATTGTAAATCAAAAAATGCAAACTTCTGACGAAAACATTTATGCTATAGGAGAATGTGCATTGCTAAACAAAATGATATATGGTTTAGTCGCTCCGGGATATGATATGGCAGAAGTCGCTGTACAACAAATTACCGGTGGTAATGCTGAAATGCCGGAATCCATTGATATGTCAACTCAATTAAAACTAATTGGCACCGAAGTAGCAAGCTTTGGCGATGCACTTAATGAAGCAAAAGAAGTAATAGATGAAATTACCTATGAAAATAAACGTAAAGGCATTTATAAAAAAATAAATGTTTCCAAAGACGGTAAAAAACTTTTAGGTGGGATTTTAATTGGTGATTCATCAGATTATAACTCCTTATTCCAAATTTACATTAACGGAATAAAACTTCCGGAAGAACCAGAAGATCTTATATTAGGTAGTCGCGGTGGTGATGGAGGTGGGCTTCTTGGGAATGTTATGGATCTACCCGATGACGCTCAAATCTGTTCTTGTGAAAGTGTTACTAAAGGACAAATTTGTGGTGCTATTGAAAACGGAGAAGCTACAGATGTTGCCGGAGTAATTGGTTGCACAAAAGCTGGTACCGGATGTGGTGGTTGTAAACCTATGGTTACCGATTTAACTAATGCTACTCTAAAATCCTTAGGTATTGAAATAAAAGATGGGGTTTGTGAGCATTTTGAGCTAAGCAGACAGGATTTATATAAAATCATCCAAGTAAAAGGATACACCAAATTTGATGAAGTACTAGACAATCACGGAAACGGAGGTCACGGTTGCGAATTATGTAAACCGCTAATTGCCTCCTTAATGGCTACCATTAATGCAGATACAGCTAATAAAGAATATGCCATTCAGGATTCTAACGATCGCTTTTTGGCAAACATACAGCGAAATGGAACCTATTCTGTAGTACCTAGAGTTCCTGGAGGAGAAATTACACCTGATAAATTAATCGCATTAGGAGAAATTGCTAAAAAGTATGACTTATACACAAAAGTAACTGGTGGTGTCCGTATCGATTTATTTGGCGCAACATTAAATCAATTACCGTTAATATGGAAAGATTTAATTAACAATGGTTTTGAAAGTGGTCATGCGTACGGCAAATCTTTACGTACAGTAAAAACCTGCGTAGGATCAACTTGGTGTCGTTATGGTATGGATGAAAGCGTAAGTTTTGGTATAGAGCTTGAAAATAGATACAGAGGAATTCGTGCTCCTCATAAAATTAAAGGTGGAGTTTCTGGATGTATCCGTGAATGTGCCGAAGCAAGAGGAAAAGATTTTGGTTTAATCGCAGTAGAGGGTGGATGGAACCTATATGTAGGTGGAAACGGTGGAGCAACACCTAGGCATGCTGAATTGTTTGCTGAACAAATTGATAACGAAACCGTGATTAAATACTTAGACCGTTATTTAATGTTCTATATGCGTACTGCAAAACCGTTACAAAGAACAGCAGCTTGGCAAGAACGTCTGGAAGGTGGGTTAGATTATTTAAAAGAAGTAATTATTGACGATAAGTTAGGAATTGCTATGGATTTAGAAAATGAAATGAAAACTTTAGTCAACAAGTTTGAATGTGAATGGACTCAGGCTATCAATGACCCTGAAATAATGAAACGATTTAACCACTTTGTGAATAGTGACGAAGAGGATGACAACATTGTTTTTGTGCCTATGAGAGAACAGAAAATGCCAGAACCTTGGAAATAA
- a CDS encoding alginate export family protein: protein MKNKLHYAILLLLVLVFKGKAQELSVDLDFRDRFEYRHGFNSLVPQGADPAAFVQQRARLKFGYTSEKFKAHFSVQDVRVWGDTRQILDNDANNNLQIAEAWASLAFGKGWSTKVGRQMISYDDQRILGGLDWALQGRFHDLALIRYGNEKIKLDLGFAFSQNDLDALPGNQTGTIYNVTGFFSYKAMEYAHLTWKASEKATLSFLALNNTFQNVVNGAATDGFYHTHTFGTHSKFKFGGVGLALNAYLQAGEGPDTSDPASPSTDLSAYLVGLEANGKVGSVGIGGGFEIQSGTDQDETDGKNYSFFPLYGTNHKFNGYMDYFYVGNHANSVGLTDIYAKANFKLGKSSSLLVKGHYFSSAATLINDTDGSEADKYLGTEMDIVFTQKLLPYASVKVGYSQMFAADGMEFLKNQPNASGLQNWGWVQLVIKPNFLKWSPKPIQ from the coding sequence ATGAAAAACAAGTTACATTATGCTATACTACTATTATTAGTGTTAGTATTTAAGGGGAAAGCTCAGGAATTAAGTGTTGATTTAGATTTTAGAGATCGATTTGAATATCGTCACGGATTCAATAGTTTAGTTCCTCAAGGAGCTGATCCTGCAGCTTTTGTACAGCAGAGAGCCAGACTAAAATTCGGATATACTTCCGAAAAATTCAAAGCTCATTTTAGTGTTCAGGATGTTAGAGTATGGGGAGATACCAGACAGATTCTGGATAATGATGCTAATAATAATTTGCAAATTGCAGAAGCCTGGGCGTCTTTGGCTTTTGGAAAAGGTTGGTCTACTAAAGTAGGTCGACAAATGATATCATATGATGATCAGAGAATCTTAGGTGGTTTAGACTGGGCATTACAAGGTCGTTTTCATGATTTAGCTTTAATAAGATATGGAAACGAAAAGATTAAATTGGATCTTGGTTTTGCATTTAGTCAAAATGATCTAGATGCACTTCCTGGTAATCAAACAGGAACTATATATAATGTTACTGGTTTTTTTAGTTATAAAGCTATGGAGTATGCACACCTAACCTGGAAAGCTTCAGAAAAAGCAACGCTTAGCTTTTTAGCATTAAATAATACTTTTCAAAATGTGGTAAATGGAGCCGCTACAGATGGATTCTATCATACACATACATTTGGTACACACTCTAAGTTTAAATTTGGAGGAGTAGGTCTTGCTTTAAATGCTTATCTACAAGCAGGAGAAGGTCCTGACACTAGTGATCCTGCAAGTCCATCCACTGATCTTTCCGCATATTTAGTTGGACTAGAAGCCAATGGAAAAGTTGGTTCTGTTGGTATTGGAGGAGGTTTTGAAATCCAAAGCGGTACAGATCAAGACGAAACGGATGGAAAAAACTATTCTTTCTTTCCTCTTTATGGTACTAATCATAAGTTTAACGGATATATGGATTACTTTTATGTTGGAAACCACGCAAACTCTGTTGGTTTAACTGATATATATGCCAAAGCAAATTTTAAGCTTGGAAAATCCTCTAGCCTTCTTGTAAAAGGACATTACTTCTCATCCGCAGCTACTCTTATTAATGATACTGATGGATCAGAAGCTGACAAATACCTTGGAACTGAAATGGATATCGTATTTACACAAAAATTACTCCCTTATGCATCAGTAAAAGTTGGATATTCTCAAATGTTTGCTGCAGATGGAATGGAGTTTCTAAAAAATCAGCCTAATGCAAGTGGATTACAAAACTGGGGATGGGTTCAGTTAGTTATTAAACCTAATTTCCTTAAATGGAGCCCTAAACCAATACAATAA
- a CDS encoding response regulator transcription factor, giving the protein MVSIVLVDDHFLVRDGIRSLLEDENQYEVIGEASDGREAIALVQSLQPDIVICDIRMPEMSGIETVEQLTALSVSAKTIMLSMHDSDEYILQSINAGADGYLLKDASKEEFLKALSTVSKGNKYFSGDVSSILVKNLLKGEENETKVKEVVQLTKESVSLNNNPFDLTKRENQILKLAVSGMTNKDIAAELDISKRTTEVHRFNLMKKMGVKNVLELSNKARKYNMIS; this is encoded by the coding sequence ATGGTAAGTATTGTATTGGTAGATGATCATTTTTTGGTAAGAGATGGTATCCGCTCGCTTTTGGAAGATGAAAATCAATATGAGGTGATTGGTGAAGCATCTGATGGGCGCGAAGCTATAGCTTTAGTTCAGTCTCTGCAACCAGATATTGTTATCTGTGATATAAGAATGCCCGAAATGTCAGGTATAGAGACAGTAGAGCAACTTACTGCTTTATCGGTGTCAGCTAAAACCATTATGTTATCGATGCACGATTCTGATGAATATATTCTACAATCTATAAATGCTGGAGCTGACGGATATTTGTTGAAGGATGCCAGTAAAGAAGAGTTTCTTAAAGCGTTATCAACAGTAAGTAAAGGAAATAAGTATTTTAGTGGAGATGTGTCTTCAATATTGGTTAAAAATTTACTTAAAGGTGAAGAGAATGAGACTAAAGTGAAGGAAGTAGTTCAATTAACCAAAGAGAGTGTGAGCTTAAATAATAATCCGTTTGATCTTACAAAAAGAGAAAATCAAATACTAAAGTTGGCTGTTTCGGGTATGACTAATAAGGATATCGCAGCAGAACTGGATATAAGCAAAAGGACTACAGAAGTGCATCGCTTTAATTTGATGAAAAAAATGGGAGTTAAAAATGTGCTGGAACTTAGTAATAAGGCCAGAAAATATAATATGATTTCCTGA